TTGCGTAACCCTTCCATATAGTTTGAAATAAAGGCCTTGGATGCATTGTAGGAAGGAGAATCTCCGTCACCTCTGATTGCCGCCACCGATGAGATAGCAACAAGGTGTCCTGAACCTTTCTGAAAAAAGTGATTCATAGCCACATTCGCCATGGCTGCAAAACCTGAAACATTGACATCAATAACCTCTTTTTCCATAGACCATTGGAGGTCCGGACTGATAAAGCCTACACCGGAACTGATTATACAAAGGTCAACTCCCCCAATCTCGGAAAAGAGTTCCTCGAGTTGACTCATTGCATCACCAGGGCTGGAAACATCAATGTATTTTATAACGGATTTATTTGGAAGTTCTTTCTGTAGTTCACTCAGCAGATGTGTTCTTCTTCCCGCAATTCCAACAACATAATTATTTTCGGAAAGAATTCTTGCCAATTCTCTTCCAATGCCTGAAGTTGCACCGATAATAACAGCACTTTGCATAAACAATTTCGTCAGGGGGTAAACTTTTTATACTGACAACTGTGGAATTATGGGTTCTTCCATCATGTTTTGTCAAGATCACGGATTGTTCCCTAAGATATTTAAACCTCAACCCAAGAGATAAAACAGCACCGGGGAACGTAAAACTCCTTATCGCTGAATCCGGGTTAAAAAAGGCTTGACTCTGTACTTAGGTACAGGGTTTATACTACTGTATGCTGGAGGTGAAGCGATGGAGAGTTTAAGCATAGGCCAATTGGCGAAAACAGCAGGAGTTAATATTGAGACAATCCGGTATTATGAACGGCGGGGACTTATACCCAGGCCTTCCCGGCGGGAATCCGGTTATCGTCAGTATACACGGGAGACAGTCACCCGTATTCAATTCATCAAGCGTGCCAAGGAGCTTGGATTCTCTCTCAGGGAGATACTGGAACTCCTCTCTTTAAGTCTCGATCCTGCCACCACCTGCGTTGATGTTAAAAAACGGGCAGAGATAAAGATTGCAGACATCGAAGAAAAGATTCGAATTCTTCAGGGGATGAAAAAGGCCCTTATAACACTGACAATGGAATGCAAAGGCAGTGGTCCGGTCAGTAAGTGCCCAATCCTGGAAGCACTGCACAGTGACGCGGAAGCGGTAAAAAGGAGTGCTGCAGGCCGGAATAAAAGGAGCTGATATTATGAAAGAAAACTTGCACGGAATAACCGGGGATGCCTCTTCTCCCGTGGCAGAGATAGAGACTACCGAGGGCGTGAGGAAGGCAAAGCACCGTTTTACCTCCTTTGGCCCTATGGCGATTATTGCAGCTCTGTTGGCCTCTGTTTGCTGCGTGGGGCCATTTGTCCTGGTAATGCTTGGTATTAGCGGAACATGGATCGGAAACCTGGCGGCGTTCGAACCCTACAAGCCGGTCTTCATCCTCTTCACTATCGGCTTTCTTGTTGCAGGATTTTATAGCGTCTACAGAAAACCGAAGGAGGAGTGTGAACCCGGCAGCCTGTGTGCCAACCCTAAGACAAAGAAGGCTCAGAAGGTTGGACTCTGGGTTGCCACTGCAGTTGTGGTCTTCCTCCTGATTCTTCCTTATCTGATTGTTCTGTTGGCATAGAAAAAAACCGCCATTCTCTGAATGGCTCACAAAAACAAGGAAGGAGGTTTTACTGATGAAATCCATTATCAAGACCCGCAAGATGTTTCTGTCAGTCTTTATCCTTTTGTTTCTGCTCTCCTCTGCAGTCTACACGGGTTATGCATGGAGTGCTCAAGGCAACTTAAAAAAGGTTATCCTGAAAGTTGAAGGCATGAGATGTATTACCTGTCCGGCCACTGTCAAGGCTGCCTTAAAAAGGCTTCCGGGCGTAATCAATGTTGACGTAAGTTACAGGGAAAAAACGGCAACAGTCCGGTACAGGAAGGACGAGGTAACAGTGGAACAGTTGATAAAAGCCATAAAAAACAGCGGATATGGGGCCGAAGTGCTCCCCGGCATTAACGGCGGAAAGTGACCGGTCCATAAAAACTGCTGCTACAGGAAAGAAAGGGGTTGACTATGAAGAGGATTGGACTAAATATAATAGGCATGTCATGTAAAGACTGCATCTCAAAAGTCAAAGAGGCATTGAAAGCCGTAAACGGTGTAACGGATATCAATCTAAATCCTGAAAAGGCTATGGCATGGTTGAATGCACCCTCTGGGGTAAGCCCGGATGAGGTTGTCAGGGCTGTGGAAAATGCAGGCTATCAAGCAACGGTGCTGACAGAAGCAGATGTCCCTCTTGCAGCACCAAAACAGAGACAGGAAATTGTCATCATTGGTGGAGGCTCTGCCGGATTTGCAGCGGCCATAAAGGCGTGGGAACTGGGGGCAAGGGTCACCATTATTGAGCATTCAACCATTGGTGGCACATGCGTTAATATCGGATGTGTGCCGACAAAGACACTTATAAGGGCTGCACAGACATATTACCAGAGTTTCCATCATAATTTTGACGGCATAGATGCCCACCCCGGGCCTCTTGATTTCAAGAAGGTCATTGACCAGAAAGACTCCCTCGTCTCCACACTGCGAAGGGAAAAGTACGAAAAAGTTCTGGACTCGTATAAAGGAATGCGATATATAAAAGGGCATGCGCTGGTAAAAAGAGACAGCAAGGACAGGATTACTGTAGATGCAGGCAGAGAAACATTGAGACCTGATAAGCTGATCATTGCCACAGGGGCACACCCGTGGATACCACCGATAAAGGGGCTTGATAAAACAAAATATCTTACAAGTACTGAGGCGCTGGCCCTTGAAAAAGTGCCCCGGGAGTTGATAATTATCGGTGGCAGTGCCCTGGGTCTCGAGTTTGCCCAGATATTTTCAAGGTTTGGCTCAAAGGTTTATGTCATAGAGGCGATACCCTATGTATTGCCTCCTGAGGGCGAGGAGGTGGGTAATGCAATAGCTGGGTATCTTGGACAGGAGGGTATTGAGTTTTTTACGGGCGCAAAGATTAATATGGTCAGGTACAATGGTGAATACAGAATCGATTTCAAAATGAATGGCAAGTCTCATTCCATAAATGCCGAACAATTGCTTGTAGCAACAGGCAGGAGGGCCAATACAGGGGGGTTTGGCATTGAAGAAAGCGGAATAAGAATCGGTAAAAAAGGCGAGATAGAGGTGAATCAATATCTCCAGACATCACATCCTGATGTCTATGCAGCAGGTGACGTAATCGGTGACCCGATGTTTGTTTATGTTGCTGCACTTGCAGGCACTACAGCTGCAGAGAATGCACTTTCCGGTAACCGACAAGTCTTTGACCTGTCAGTGTTGCCAAGGGTTACGTTTACCGACCCCCAGGTCGCCTCCGTCGGCCTGACAGCAGAGCAGGCAAAGTCACAGGGCATTGATTATAAGTCGTCAAGGCTTGATATGAAACATGTCCCGCGGGCACTTGCAGCAAGAGACACAAGGGGATTTGTCAGGCTGGTTGCAGAAATGGATACAGGCAGGCTCCTTGGTGCACAGATTGTATCTCCGGATGCAGGGGAGATGATTATGGAGGCGACACTATCAATCAAATATAATATAACCATCTCAGAGCTTGCAGCGCAGATACATCCATACCTCACCCTGTCAGAAGGAATAAAACTTGCCGCACAATCATTTGACAGGGATGTATCCAGACTCAGTTGTTGCTCGGCTTAGAGAGATCACCGATTACCACATGTCTCTACGGATAGACAGCCTCTCTTTTTTATGAGCCTTCATACTTTCTTCATACTCTTGGTATACCTTCAGTATTAGGTTCGTATAATACAACACTGTCAAACAGCAAAGCTGAAACGTTATGAATAATAAAAAATATGTTCTTATATTATTAGCAGCAATTGTGTTATTTACCTACCCACTAACTGCACATGCAGATCAAAAAAGAGAGAATGCCTGCATAACATGTCACGAATCCCTTGGTGAAGAACTTGCTAAGCCTGTTTCAGACTGGAAAGGTTCGATTCATCAGCAGAATGGAATTGCTTGTGATTATTGTCACGGTGGAAATGCAGACATCAAGCTCAGGGATATAAAGCAACTGTCTCAAAAACAATTTGCAAACATGAAGGCCCTCGCAATGTCAAAATCCAATGGATTTATTGGTGTACCCGTTGGGAAGGCAATGTTTGATACCTGCGGGCAGTGTCACAGTGAATCCGTTGACAGATATGCAAACAGTATCATGGGGAAGGCATATCTTGACAACAAAGGAGGACCTTCATGTGTCACCTGCCATGATGCCCATCATAATTCCATGCCCGAGGTTCCAAAGGTATGTGAGAGTTGTCATAAGGATACAACCGGGTTTGACCAGATAGATCCCATGAATGTCAATATAACGACTATTAACACACTTTCACGGATAAGGATAAAGATAGCCGAACAAAAGGCAAGGGGAAATAAACCACCGCTGATTCCTGAATTCCCGGAAGAACTCGATGCATTCCAGATAGGTTTTGTAGCATTTGGTGCGGTTATTATTCTATTCATCATTGGTTATATTACCTATCTATTACTGGAGAAGAGGAGATAATATGGGGTTTAAGGTTATACATGAAAAGAGACCAACATACTCAGGGGGTGCCATGATTGCAATTATACTCCTCTCCATCATACTGCTTGGCACAGGTATTGTCTTCGCCTACCTCCTGATATCAGGCAAGGGCAATGATTACATAATGGGTACCCTGATATCTCTCCAATTTCTGATTGCAGGCATTGAGGTTGTTATATTTTCAAGATATTTTATCCCGTTCAGGGAGGTATCGGAGGACCGTGAGGAGGAATTGTTATGGTAGATGAACCCTCCGGGGATAAGGGAGACAAAAAAGGTATAACGCGGAGAAGATTCACTCTCGGTATAATCATTGCGTCTATTGCAGGCGCATTGGGCTCCCTCCTGTCGCTCCTTAAAATTCTGGCACCGGAAGAGAAAGGCGGCGGTTATGTATCGACCATCAAACCCGGGGACAGGTTTATTTATGCAAAAGGAACTAATACCGGGGATTATATAAAGGTTTCGTCACTGAATATCGGTGATGCCGTGCTTGCATATCCGGAAGGTAAAACATCAAATCCCGCAAATATTGTCCAGCTGATTAAGCTGGATGAAAGTGCTTATAAAGCACCTACCCACATCAATCTTACGGATCAGGGCCTTATAGCCTACAGCGCAATATGCACTCATCTTGGATGCACTGTTTCCTGGGTAGAAAAACAACAATCTCCCGACACCTCATACACGGAATGTTTCTGTCATAACAGTATATTCGACCCCACCAGAGGGGCAAAGGTCCTGGGTGGCCCTGCACCAATTCCTCTCGCACAGATCGGGGTTAAAGTAAGAGACGATGGGACACTTGTCTTTACGAGCGATTTTACAGGGCCTATCGGTCCACAAGTATGAGGAAGCGGGGGTTAAAATGATTTTTAAATGGCTTGACGAGAGACTGGAACTCAGAAAATTCAAGGATAAATTTCTGAGCAAGACATTTCCGACACATCCCACATTCCTGCTTGGTGAGATAGCGCTGTTTTCTTTTATCATACTTATCATCACCGGCATCTTTCTCGGGTTTCTTTACGAACCTTCCACTAAAATGGTTCCCCTGTTCGGTGCAATGGTTCCGTCAGCCTACGCAAGTGTGGTAAGGATAGACCTGCTTCCCATGGGCATGATCATAAGACGCATACACCACTGGTCAGCGATGATAATGATAGCCGCCATTCTTGTCCACCTTATGAGGGTTTATTTTACCGCATCATACAGGAAACCGAGGGAGATTAACTGGCTTGTCGGACTCAGTCTATGGGGTATTGCCATGGGTGCGGCTTTTACAGGGTACCTGTTGCCTTACAGTAATTTCTCTGTAACAGCAACATCCATAGCCTATTACATGGCAAAGTCAGTGCCATGGATTGGGGACTGGATTTCAAGACTCCTGTTTGCAGGTGATTTCCCTTCAAGTGGTACAGTTCCCCGTTTCTTCTTTATGCATGTTATGTTGATCCCGATAGCCCTTATCGGCCTAATCGGCCTGCATATGTTAATACTGGTAAAACAGAAACACACGGAACCACTTTCAAATAAGAACAGAAAGGAGGCAGAGGGCGGCAAGCGGCTCATCGGTATCCCCATCTGGCCGGAGCAGGCAGTCATCAGTCTATCGTTCTTCTTCTTTCTATTGTTTACAGTTGTTCTGATCGCTACATATATCCCGTTGAACCCGATAGAAACCTATGGTCCACCTTCACCGGGAACGCCGGTTATGCGGCCTGACTGGTATTTTCTGATTGTATACGGTTTCCTGAAGTTAATACCGGGGAATCTGTCGTTTTCTGTTCTGGGTGGCAAGATCACACCTGAAACTATCGGTGGGGTTATCTTTCCCACATTTACTTTTGTCGTTTTTGCATTGATACCGTTTCTTGACAGGGGGAAGGGACCTCAAAACTACATTGAAAATCCACTTCACCGGCCTTTTATGACATCATTCGGCATAGGAGGTGGAATCTTCCTCTGTATGCTTGTAGTAGCAGGTTATATAGATGTACTTCATATCACACCGGAAGCAATGACTGTCTATACAATCCTTTCGAGTTTGGCGGCATGGGGCATTTCCTACACGGTTTTGCGCCTTTACAACAGGAAGAGAATGGGGGGAGATAATGTCAGATAAATATATTGTAAGTTTACTTATCATACTAAGTGCTATATTAATACTGTCAGCACCCGGCCTTGCAGATGAAGGCAAAAAGACAGAGAATGCCTGCGTTAACTGCCATTCTAAACTTTCGGTCAGCAGTTTCGTGGGGATTAAATCACATGACTGGAAGGGCTCGATACACCAGAAACACGGTGTAACCTGTGATAAATGCCATGGCGGTAATCCTGCTGCCATGGATAAGAACAAGGCACACACAGGGGTCTTGAGTTCAAGCAATCCGCAAAGCAGGGTTTACTATAAAAATATCCCGTCAACCTGCGGGAGCTGCCACGGAGCCGAGTTTTATAAATTCACCCAGAGTTATCATTTTAAAAAACTTGAAGCAACGGGCAAGGGGCCTAACTGTGTGACATGTCATGGCTCAATGGTTACATCTGTTTTAAATCCGGATGACATAGCAAATGTGTGTGTGAGGTGTCACAACAAAAGGATAGGGGTGTTTCCATACATCCCGCAAAAAGCAAAGGCCGTACTGCTTTTACTCAGACAAGGCAAGGCCCTGCTTGCCGCGGATAAAGAGCTTTACAAACCTGAAAAGGACTCTGCAGAAGCTGCTTATTTACAGGAGGCTCAATCATCTCTGTACTCGGCCAAACTGCAATGGCACAAATTTGACCTTGACGCTATTGTAAGAGACTTGCAGGAGATGAACAATTCTCTGGAAAAGTTGTCCCGTAGCAGTTCGCGTCCATAAATTATCAGGTTCTAAGGGAACGAATCGTCATGGGTTACATCAATTCAGATTCAGCACCTATGGTGGTGTACTTTATCACGTCCACATCTGACAGAACCACAATGCCCTCCTGCACCATATCATCCAGGACGGGTAAAATCTCCTTTATCTTTTCTTCCGTATCAATGACTGTAATAAGCACAGGCAACTCACCGCCACGGGAGAGAAATTTCATCTTTCTGAACCTCCGCCTGGGACCATATCCAGCCACAGCCTTGTAAACAGTGGCACCGGCAACATCCATCATGATAAACCTCTTCACAATCGCCTCATACAGTGTCTCACCTTCCCATTTGTGGTCCTCCCTGACAATGACCCTGAGCATCTTTGCCTTTCCCTGCAATTTCATCCTCTCACCCTCCTCCTTTTTCTCCTCCTCAACGCCGCACTTTATTACATTCGTATCACTCACCTCTATAAGGCCCTTCTCCACCACCTGATACACATCTGGAAGCACCCTGTCGATCATCTCTTCAGAGTCAACAACCTCTATCTTCACAGGCATCTTGCCTGATAGTGCAAGCATCTTTGTTGTATGGTATACACCATCCCTGCCATAACCTGCAACACCCCGGAACACACTGACACCGGCAATCTTCTTTTTATAAAAGATGTCTACAAGCACCTCATAGACAGGTTTTTCCCCATACCGGTCAGATTCATCCACATATATGGAAAGCTTCTTTGCCAGTCCCTTCTTCAGCATTTAGATCCTCCTTGCAATCAATTCGCCTGCCTTTAATGCAATCAGGCCAAAGGCTACACTCAAGACAATATTCGCCGCAGACAAAAACCATTCACCATCGTAAAGAAGGGAACCCGTCTCATACTCAAAGGTGGAAAACGTGGTAAATGCCCCCAAAAATCCAACGGTAAGGAAGAGTCTCACTGATGGAGAGGCGAATATCCTCTCGGTAAACAGCGTCATGGCAAGACCGATAAAGAAGCAGCCCGTTATATTAACCACAAATGTCCCGAGGGGAAAGGATCTCCCCCACTTCTGGCCCACCCAGGCACTTATCAGAAACCGGGTCACAGCACCTATAAAGCCACCAATACCGATCATTAATATATTATACATGCCGGTCAAATCCCCTTGCCTGAAAGATATTCTATTATGTCGGTCTTTTTTCCATCCCTGCTCACTGTAGTATAGTCTACTCCCAACAATACACCGATTTCAACCCCTCTAATCCTCCTGCCCCGTATAATATGCTCATTGCAATCTGCCCCACCTGTTATTGCCCTGTTTTCCGGCCAGAGATTTTCTTCCCATAATTATTGCAGTTAAGATGAGCGGCACCGCTGTCAGCAGATACGGCATATGGATATCCCATGTAAATATGAGGCTCCCTACTACCGGGCCCGCAGCCTGTCCCAGACTATTGGCAGCGCTTTGCAGGCCAAGTGCGGCTCCAGCGTGTTTGCCGGCGCGTTTACTAACCAGTGATGCCAGACCGGGATTAAGAGCGGCCATGCCAAGTGCAAACAATACTACGTAAAGGAGAATAAAGGTCATGGTCCGTGTTGTCATCAATAGAATCAGGGCAATCCCCATGAGTCCGAAACCAAGGGCCAACATGGGCATTTCACCAACCCTGCCGATGAACCGGCCCACCACTCCGGCCTGAGCAGCAGCCATGATAAACCCGCATACCATAAACACAAGGCCCATCTCCGACGGCCCGAAATTCATAACCCTCTGTGCATGCAGGGCAAATGTGCCTTCAAACAGGGATAAGGCAAAATAACCGAGAAAGGATAATACAAGCATATCAAGCAATGATTTGCGTATAACCTTCCAGCTGATATCAGGTTGTGATATGCTGTCTGGAGACTCTTTCTGATGCTGTTCACTGCCTGATATCCGGATTGATTCAGGCAGGAAACGCATGGTTGCCAATAAAGCAATAACCGCCAGGACTGCTGCTGCGAAAAACGGTATCGAAAAGTCATTAACATAGAAACCGCCGAAACGGTATTCAATGTGCCACTTCAGCCCCGACAGGTATGCACCCAATGCCGGGCCAGCAACCACTCCCAGCCCGATAGCGCTGCCCAGCCATGCCATCCCCTACCCACGCTCTGTCTCGGAAGTCAGGTCCGCAACATAGGCGCTTGCGGTAGGCAATACGGCGGCTGAAAGAATGCCGCCCAGAATGCGGGCGGTATAGAGCATAAACAGATTCGTCCCTAAACCAAAGAGTGCCATAAAAACAGCGTAGCCACTCAATCCGATCATAAAGAGCGGACGGCGGCCTATCCGGTCCGACCACCTGCCCCAGAGCGGAGCGAAAAAAAACTGCATAAGTGCAAAGACTCCGGTCAGGAGGCCGACGTGAATATATGCCTTCTGAGCCGTGGCACCCTCAGCCAATGCCAGCCGTTCGATATAAAAAGCCAGCACCGGCAGGGTAAGCCCGTAGCCGATCATGACCACAAACAGGCAGAAAAGAAGAATACCAAGCCGGTTTTTCATTGAACCTTTCACCTATGCTTTAAAAGTTTTCCTGAAGAGGTTGTGGGGCTCTGAGGCCGGGAAGGGGAAAAAGTGCCTGCGCACGGTAGAGCGGCTGTTTTTTCCTGCATAATCCTCGTAATTTAAAACCACCGGAGCGGATCCATCTTATAGTAGAGTTTTAATTCCTCGTAGAGTTCGTGATGCTTTTTGTTGAGTTTTGCCGGCTTTTTGAAAAACGCCTCTGTGATCACCGCAAAAAACTCCGCCGGATTGGTCGCTCCGTAAGAGTCAATCACATCCTTGTGATGCTTTTTCACCTTCTCGACGAGTTCTCCATACTCGCTGCTCAGAATCCTCGCCCAGGCAACGTAACTGGATCCCTGCTCAAGAATCGGTGCTCCGTCAGCGCTGCCATCCTCCTGATCCAGTTGGTGGGAGAATTCATGCAGAACAACATTGTGTCCGTCTCTGATATCCAGGGACTCCTCCTTGACATGATCCCATGCCAGCACCAGTTCGCCACTGTTCCATGACTCGCCAAGCCTGGCGCTGTCCGTCTGAACAGGAATCCCTCCGACATAGGATGTCTGCTTGGCAACGTAGGCCCCGGGATAGACCAGTATGGTTTTCAGCCTGGGATAAAAAGTGGGGTTTCCCTTCAACAACAGCAGGCATGCCTGCGCTGCTATGGTCACCTTGATTGCCTCGGTAAGCTGCAGTCCGCCGCAGCCCTCGAATTTCTTTTCATCCAGAAACACATTTATGTAGCCGTGAAGCGGCTCCCTGATATCTTCTGGAAGGTGCTTATACAGGGCCACGTTTTTCAGGAGTATTTCCTCCCACTCCCGGGGAAACGGCTGCTTCATCAGCCGTTGACGTCTGGCGTTGCGCAGATGTGTTCTGCCAACGACAAAGGCCGTGATCAGGACGACAAGACCAAGGATAAAAAATACAGGGCCGCTCAACGTACTATACCGTCCCCTGTGTGTACCCGGCCTTGTGTCTCAGTGAACATACTCTTGTTATGTATCATGGTCTGAGAAATATTATAGCAGAATGCAACGGCTACCGGTGAAATGCCGGTGTATGATATACTTTCAATAATCTGGCACTGATAAGGCATCTGTTTATACTACAGCCTTAACTTGACCGGGAAGTCGCTGGGGCTTTTCCCCTACGCCATTGCCTCGAGGGGGCGGAATTTCACGTTATCCGGGTATTTGAAATGTAAAGAGAGGAGATTAAAATGCAAAGACTTTCATCAATAAACGCATTAATTGTGAGTCAGAAAAAGGAATGGGGGGAGATACTCACCGGATTTGAAACTAAAAACAAATACGTTGTGATGGACCCTTCCGGTACTGAGCTGTATATGGCCTTTGAAGAAGAGGGTTCCATGATTTTGCGGGTTTTTCTTAAGGCATTGCGTCCTTTTGAGATTAAGGTCTTAACCTTTGATAATAATCCTGTCCTGAAGTTGAAGAGACCTTTTCGGTTCTATTTCCACCAACTGAACGTTTTTGATTCACGAGGAACCCTTTTGGGGTCAATACAAAGGCGCTTTTCCGTATTACGCCGTATCTACTCGGTATCAGACGCTTCAGGCCAGGAGATGTTTCAACTTTTTGGACCAATTCTTCATCCCTGGACATTTGAAATCAGAAAGAATGGCATTGAATATGGCAAAATCACAAAAAAATGGAGTGGACTTTTGAAAGAAGGTTTTACTGATGCAGACAATTTCGGTGTCTCTTTTCCCACAGGATGGGATATAAATGTGAAATCCCTGGTTTTGGGTGCTGTGTTTTTGATCGATTTCGTTCATTTTGAAAATAAAGGCAAGTGAGAAGATTTTTGAAGCAAGTTTAGGCGATTACTTCTCCCTACTTCTCTGTTAGCAGGCTGGACACCGAGGTATGAACAAAAACACAATAATACAAAACCCTTCTACCGATCAGGCCAGAGGCGCGGCCTTGACTTCGAATGTCAACGATTTTAGTGACAGACTACCGCATCTTGAACCACTTGGAGGTCTCCTTGACAACTTCCTCGTGTGAAACAACCTTTCCATCACGAACATCTTTTTCAGCAGCCTCCAATTTTTGCCTAAGATAAAGGCGGTACATAATCTCATCTATATCTACTTCCTCTGGCAGGTCTTTTACTATTTCGAGAACTTGCTGTTTAGTAATAGTCATGTTACCCCTTTCTCTTTTCTACTCAAATAATAACATATCAGCACTGAACACTTAGTAAATCCCTAATTCAGAATATCCTCTGCAGAAATAAAAGACGCCTTTCCTTTCCTCTCTTTGTCCTCGAACTGCTCAATTATCTCCATATTAACCAGGTTTTCATATAGTTCTATCCTTCCTTCTCTATAAGCCTTAAGCCTTTTTTCTGCTTCCTCTGCCCATATCTCATCCAGCTTCTTATCCGGCTCATCAAGACTTTTTATTAAGCCTTCTACGAGCGTAAATCTTTCTTCTGGCTTGAGCTTCAAAGCCTGCTCAAGGATTTGTTTCGTACTCATAGCATTTCACCTCTCTTTCCTGAAACATACACTGCTTGGCAAGCAAATATACCTTGATATAATGATATTGAAAGCCTGTCCGGGAATATTTACTTTGCACTATATATCTTTTTCATACTATCTAAAGGGAAGATCATATGTCAACAGGGGTGGCCTGCTTTGTTTGGACAGGCAGAAGCGATTTATAAGTGATAAGCTGCTCATTCATGCCGCCACCCGCTTCTGAGTCTGCAACAACTTCCCGGAAGTTCATCGAAGTGTGCTGATTATATCTCTTTCGTTTCTATTGTTGAATGGAATATACCAAAATCATTTTTCAAAATATGTCTGACTTTTTCCTTTGCAGATTCATGTTCCACATTACTCAAAAGTATGTGGGCTTCGAAAAACTTTTTTTTATCATCAAGCTGCCAAACATGAATATCGTCTACTTCGTGAATATTATCTATCTTTTCTAATGAGGTCTTAATTTCATCTATGTTAATTCCTTCTGGAACTGCTTGCATGATTATTAATATAGATTTTTTTAGCAGTATCATTCCATGATAGATTACATAAATTGAAATTCCGATTGTGGCTATGACATCAAAAATATAAAGCTGATAGGTTATAATTAATATGCCTGCAAAGATAACGACAAGAGAAGCAAGAGCATCAGATATGTTATGAATAAAAGCGGCTCTGATATTCATGTTTTCTTTTGCTCCAGCCTTATAGGTTAATAATGCTGTACCTATATCTATTACTAAAGCAATTCCTGCAACCCAGAAAACAATCCAGCCATCGATTGGCGTTGGCTTGAAATACTTGCCTATAGCTTCGTATATTAAATAAATGCCAACTAAAAT
Above is a window of Nitrospirota bacterium DNA encoding:
- a CDS encoding SDR family NAD(P)-dependent oxidoreductase, with protein sequence MQSAVIIGATSGIGRELARILSENNYVVGIAGRRTHLLSELQKELPNKSVIKYIDVSSPGDAMSQLEELFSEIGGVDLCIISSGVGFISPDLQWSMEKEVIDVNVSGFAAMANVAMNHFFQKGSGHLVAISSVAAIRGDGDSPSYNASKAFISNYMEGLRKRARKLNLPIVVTDIKPGFVATAMAKGDGLFWVAPLPKAAQQIFNVIKRKKSHAYITRRWRLIGWLLKVMPDFIYDRI
- a CDS encoding MerR family transcriptional regulator; amino-acid sequence: MESLSIGQLAKTAGVNIETIRYYERRGLIPRPSRRESGYRQYTRETVTRIQFIKRAKELGFSLREILELLSLSLDPATTCVDVKKRAEIKIADIEEKIRILQGMKKALITLTMECKGSGPVSKCPILEALHSDAEAVKRSAAGRNKRS
- a CDS encoding mercuric transporter MerT family protein codes for the protein MKENLHGITGDASSPVAEIETTEGVRKAKHRFTSFGPMAIIAALLASVCCVGPFVLVMLGISGTWIGNLAAFEPYKPVFILFTIGFLVAGFYSVYRKPKEECEPGSLCANPKTKKAQKVGLWVATAVVVFLLILPYLIVLLA
- a CDS encoding heavy metal-associated domain-containing protein — its product is MKSIIKTRKMFLSVFILLFLLSSAVYTGYAWSAQGNLKKVILKVEGMRCITCPATVKAALKRLPGVINVDVSYREKTATVRYRKDEVTVEQLIKAIKNSGYGAEVLPGINGGK
- the merA gene encoding mercury(II) reductase; amino-acid sequence: MKRIGLNIIGMSCKDCISKVKEALKAVNGVTDINLNPEKAMAWLNAPSGVSPDEVVRAVENAGYQATVLTEADVPLAAPKQRQEIVIIGGGSAGFAAAIKAWELGARVTIIEHSTIGGTCVNIGCVPTKTLIRAAQTYYQSFHHNFDGIDAHPGPLDFKKVIDQKDSLVSTLRREKYEKVLDSYKGMRYIKGHALVKRDSKDRITVDAGRETLRPDKLIIATGAHPWIPPIKGLDKTKYLTSTEALALEKVPRELIIIGGSALGLEFAQIFSRFGSKVYVIEAIPYVLPPEGEEVGNAIAGYLGQEGIEFFTGAKINMVRYNGEYRIDFKMNGKSHSINAEQLLVATGRRANTGGFGIEESGIRIGKKGEIEVNQYLQTSHPDVYAAGDVIGDPMFVYVAALAGTTAAENALSGNRQVFDLSVLPRVTFTDPQVASVGLTAEQAKSQGIDYKSSRLDMKHVPRALAARDTRGFVRLVAEMDTGRLLGAQIVSPDAGEMIMEATLSIKYNITISELAAQIHPYLTLSEGIKLAAQSFDRDVSRLSCCSA
- a CDS encoding cytochrome c3 family protein, with the translated sequence MLFTYPLTAHADQKRENACITCHESLGEELAKPVSDWKGSIHQQNGIACDYCHGGNADIKLRDIKQLSQKQFANMKALAMSKSNGFIGVPVGKAMFDTCGQCHSESVDRYANSIMGKAYLDNKGGPSCVTCHDAHHNSMPEVPKVCESCHKDTTGFDQIDPMNVNITTINTLSRIRIKIAEQKARGNKPPLIPEFPEELDAFQIGFVAFGAVIILFIIGYITYLLLEKRR
- a CDS encoding ubiquinol-cytochrome c reductase iron-sulfur subunit → MVDEPSGDKGDKKGITRRRFTLGIIIASIAGALGSLLSLLKILAPEEKGGGYVSTIKPGDRFIYAKGTNTGDYIKVSSLNIGDAVLAYPEGKTSNPANIVQLIKLDESAYKAPTHINLTDQGLIAYSAICTHLGCTVSWVEKQQSPDTSYTECFCHNSIFDPTRGAKVLGGPAPIPLAQIGVKVRDDGTLVFTSDFTGPIGPQV
- a CDS encoding cytochrome bc complex cytochrome b subunit, producing MIFKWLDERLELRKFKDKFLSKTFPTHPTFLLGEIALFSFIILIITGIFLGFLYEPSTKMVPLFGAMVPSAYASVVRIDLLPMGMIIRRIHHWSAMIMIAAILVHLMRVYFTASYRKPREINWLVGLSLWGIAMGAAFTGYLLPYSNFSVTATSIAYYMAKSVPWIGDWISRLLFAGDFPSSGTVPRFFFMHVMLIPIALIGLIGLHMLILVKQKHTEPLSNKNRKEAEGGKRLIGIPIWPEQAVISLSFFFFLLFTVVLIATYIPLNPIETYGPPSPGTPVMRPDWYFLIVYGFLKLIPGNLSFSVLGGKITPETIGGVIFPTFTFVVFALIPFLDRGKGPQNYIENPLHRPFMTSFGIGGGIFLCMLVVAGYIDVLHITPEAMTVYTILSSLAAWGISYTVLRLYNRKRMGGDNVR